In the Pristiophorus japonicus isolate sPriJap1 chromosome 5, sPriJap1.hap1, whole genome shotgun sequence genome, one interval contains:
- the LOC139263770 gene encoding leukocyte elastase inhibitor-like has translation MEDLSKANSHFALDLFRKLIKENQAGNIFFSPFSISSALAMVYLGAKNNTASQMAKALHFDQVGDLHSGFQKLQSAINQADVSYLLKVANRLYGEKTYNFLEEFCKSSKQYYGADMSGVDFQTAADKTRQVINKWVEAQTEGKIQDLLAQGSVGSDTKLVLVNAIYFKGSWAEKFNEQFTKEMPFRLSKTERRPVKMMYQKGKLLIHHVPEVKIQVLELPYVDEELSMIILLPDDIMDDSTGLQKLEQELTLEKLQEWTLQNRMRKMDVQVRLPKFKLEDDYELNSLLSSLGMRDLFNVSKADLSGMSEARDLFVTKVIHKSFVEVNEEGTEAAGSTAVMIELTSINLQPDKIFTADHPFLFFIRHNKTNSILFFGRYTSPKPDTSPKPDTSPKPDTFSQTQQFSQIQQSPKPGTK, from the exons ATGGAGGACCTGAGCAAAGCAAATTCCCATTTCGCCCTTGACCTATTCAGAAAGCTGATTAAAGAGAATCAAGCTGGCAACATCTTTTTTTCTCCATTCAGCATCTCCAGTGCGTTGGCCATGGTTTATCTTGGAGCAAAAAATAATACTGCATCTCAAATGGCAAAG GCTCTCCACTTTGATCAAGTGGGAGATCTCCATTCTGGATTCCAGAAATTACAATCAGCCATTAACCAAGCTGATGTTTCGTACCTGTTGAAAGTGGCCAATCGACTATATGGAGAGAAGACCTATAACTTCCTAGAA GAATTCTGCAAATCCTCCAAGCAATACTACGGAGCAGACATGTCTGGAGTTGATTTCCAAACTGCTGCAGATAAAACAAGACAGGTGATCAATAAATGGGTGGAGGCACAGACTGAGG GTAAGATCCAAGACCTGCTGGCTCAAGGTTCAGTTGGCAGCGATACCAAACTCGTGTTGGTGAATGCCATCTACTTCAAAGGAAGCTGGGCTGAGAAGTTTAATGAACAATTCACAAAGGAGATGCCATTCAGACTGAGTAAG ACTGAAAGAAGGCCGGTGAAAATGATGTACCAAAAGGGGAAGTTACTTATCCATCACGTTCCTGAAGTTAAAATTCAAGTTCTTGAGCTTCCATACGTTGATGAAGAATTAAGTATGATCATCTTGTTACCAGATGACATCATGGATGATTCCACAGGTCTCCAAAAG CTGGAGCAGGAACTTACATTAGAAAAGCTGCAAGAATGGACACTTCAAAACCGTATGCGCAAAATGGATGTTCAGGTTCGTCTGCCCAAATTTAAACTGGAAGATGACTATGAGCTCAACTCACTTCTGTCCAGTTTAGGCATGCGAGATCTTTTCAATGTTTCTAAGGCAGATCTATCTGGAATGTCTGAGGCTCGTGACTTATTCGTGACCAAAGTTATTCACAAGTCTTTTGTGGAGGTGAATGAGGAAGGAACTGAAGCAGCAGGTTCTACAGCGGTGATGATAGAGCTCACAAGCATTAACTTACAGCCTGACAAGATTTTCACTGCTGATCATCCCTTCCTCTTTTTCATTCGACACAACAAAACCAATAGCATTCTGTTCTTTGGCAGATACACTTCTCCCAAACCCGACACTTCTCCCAAACCCGACACTTCTCCCAAACCCGACACCTTTTCCCAAacccaacagttctcccaaatccaACAGTCTCCCAAACCTGGAACTAAGTAA